In the [Clostridium] colinum genome, one interval contains:
- a CDS encoding potassium channel family protein produces the protein MGRNRQFAVLGLGRFGQSLVKTLIENNCDVLCCDKDIEIVNEMSKYGCHAIQADVTDVHVLDQFGINNFDVVVVAIGEDMEGSILATMMAKELGANFVIAKAKNEIQKSILEKVGADRVVFPERDMGVRIANTLITTNIIDYINLSDKFAIVEIEPHKNWIGKSILDSNIRAKYGLNIVAIKRHNDIIVSPLPNEIIQKEDILVVVGRNDVIQKINN, from the coding sequence ATGGGAAGAAATAGACAATTTGCAGTTCTTGGTTTAGGAAGATTTGGACAAAGTTTAGTAAAAACTTTAATAGAAAATAATTGTGACGTTTTATGTTGTGATAAAGATATAGAAATAGTAAATGAAATGTCAAAATATGGTTGTCATGCTATACAAGCAGATGTTACAGATGTTCACGTTTTAGACCAATTTGGAATAAATAATTTTGATGTAGTAGTAGTTGCTATTGGTGAAGATATGGAAGGAAGCATATTGGCTACTATGATGGCTAAAGAGTTAGGAGCTAATTTTGTTATAGCTAAAGCTAAAAATGAGATACAAAAATCTATATTAGAAAAAGTAGGGGCAGATAGAGTTGTATTTCCAGAAAGAGATATGGGCGTTAGAATAGCGAATACACTTATAACAACAAACATTATAGATTATATAAATTTATCCGATAAATTTGCAATTGTAGAAATAGAACCACATAAAAATTGGATAGGTAAGTCTATTTTAGATAGTAATATTCGTGCTAAATATGGATTAAATATAGTAGCTATAAAAAGACATAATGACATAATAGTATCACCTTTACCAAATGAGATAATACAAAAAGAAGACATATTAGTAGTAGTAGGTAGAAATGATGTTATTCAAAAAATAAATAATTAA
- the groES gene encoding co-chaperone GroES — protein MNIKPLSDRVVLKHLEAEEKTKGGIILTAGAKEKPQEAEILAVGPGATVDGKIVPMQVKVGDKVLYSKYSGTEVKVDGEEYIIVKESDILAVVE, from the coding sequence ATGAATATTAAACCATTATCAGATAGAGTTGTTTTAAAACATTTAGAGGCGGAAGAAAAAACAAAAGGTGGTATTATTTTAACAGCAGGTGCTAAAGAAAAACCTCAAGAAGCAGAAATATTAGCTGTTGGACCTGGAGCTACTGTTGATGGTAAAATTGTACCTATGCAAGTTAAAGTTGGAGATAAAGTTCTTTATTCTAAATATTCTGGAACAGAAGTTAAAGTTGACGGAGAAGAATATATTATAGTTAAAGAAAGTGATATATTAGCAGTTGTTGAATAA
- a CDS encoding deoxycytidylate deaminase codes for MQRIDWDTYFIEIAKVVAKRASCFRRQVGAVIVKDNSIISTGYNGAPKGILDCFEINKCIRNDKNIPSGKNYEECMSLHAENNAITQCASNGVSCKGGTIYITHSPCSMCLKQIINAGIKRIVSIDKYPDELSDKLIKMSNIEFVLFKDKE; via the coding sequence TTGCAAAGAATAGACTGGGATACATATTTTATAGAAATAGCTAAAGTTGTTGCTAAAAGGGCTTCTTGCTTTAGAAGGCAGGTGGGAGCTGTTATAGTAAAAGATAATAGCATTATATCTACTGGATATAATGGTGCTCCTAAAGGTATTTTAGATTGTTTTGAAATTAATAAATGTATTAGAAATGATAAAAATATACCTAGTGGTAAAAATTATGAAGAGTGTATGTCTTTACATGCAGAAAATAATGCTATAACACAATGTGCGTCTAATGGTGTATCTTGTAAAGGAGGCACTATTTATATAACGCATAGTCCTTGTTCTATGTGTTTGAAACAAATAATAAATGCAGGTATAAAACGTATTGTTTCTATAGACAAATATCCAGATGAGCTTAGTGATAAACTTATAAAAATGTCAAATATAGAGTTTGTATTATTTAAAGATAAGGAGTAA
- a CDS encoding DNA-3-methyladenine glycosylase family protein → MKYIEENGKIIMTDFESFNIEEILECGQCFRFEKIENMHYTIIANRKVLNIRQIDNKVEFYPCTKDDFEKIWINYFDLQTDYNKIKKQLENDEIVKKAIEYADGIRILNQDSFECLISFIISQNNRIPMIKQVIKNISEKYGEKEGDYYIFPTIEQLKKATPEELKLCKTGFRDKYILDAIQNIENGVVKLEELYNIPSQDAKNELLKIKGVGTKVADCVLLFSLKKNDVFPTDVWVKRVMEYFYFDEKDTSIQKIHNFAKEKWGDLAGYAQQYLFYYARSEKIGTGKK, encoded by the coding sequence ATGAAGTATATTGAAGAAAATGGTAAAATAATAATGACAGATTTTGAAAGTTTTAATATAGAAGAAATATTAGAATGTGGACAATGTTTTAGATTTGAAAAAATAGAAAATATGCATTATACAATAATTGCAAACAGAAAAGTTTTAAATATTCGACAAATTGATAATAAGGTAGAATTTTATCCTTGTACAAAAGACGATTTTGAAAAAATATGGATAAATTATTTTGATTTACAAACAGACTATAACAAAATAAAAAAACAATTAGAAAATGATGAGATTGTAAAAAAAGCAATAGAATATGCAGATGGTATAAGAATTTTAAATCAAGACTCTTTTGAATGTCTTATATCTTTTATAATATCTCAAAATAACCGTATACCTATGATAAAGCAAGTTATAAAAAATATATCTGAAAAATATGGAGAAAAAGAAGGCGATTATTATATCTTTCCAACAATAGAACAATTAAAAAAAGCAACACCAGAAGAGCTAAAGCTATGTAAAACAGGATTTAGAGATAAATACATATTAGATGCAATACAAAATATAGAAAATGGTGTAGTAAAATTAGAAGAATTATATAATATACCTTCTCAAGATGCTAAAAATGAACTTTTAAAAATAAAAGGTGTTGGAACAAAAGTTGCAGACTGTGTTTTATTATTTTCATTAAAAAAGAATGATGTTTTTCCAACAGATGTTTGGGTAAAACGTGTTATGGAATATTTTTATTTTGATGAAAAAGACACATCAATACAAAAAATACATAATTTTGCTAAAGAAAAATGGGGAGATTTGGCAGGATATGCTCAACAATATTTATTTTATTATGCTAGAAGTGAAAAAATAGGAACAGGCAAAAAATAA
- a CDS encoding TrmH family RNA methyltransferase produces MITSEKNKIIKDIIKLKQKKEREKTGKFYIEGERIIDEIPSNIKIESYIFSEKFYNQILNMEKYKNSENIVVSDNIFKKISDTINPQGIMAICHIPKNDLKNIKIKDNSFFVILDRICDPGNMGTIVRTAEALGVDAIFLSKGCVNLYNDKVIRATMGSIFHIPIIENENVSILIEYLQNNNVDIVCTYLEGGEAPYNIDFKKSVAILIGNEANGVLEEYKNKANKLIKIPMVGNVESMNASISSAIIFYEVLSQRLKE; encoded by the coding sequence TTGATTACAAGCGAGAAAAATAAAATAATTAAAGATATAATAAAATTAAAACAAAAAAAGGAAAGAGAAAAAACAGGAAAATTTTATATAGAAGGGGAACGTATTATAGATGAAATACCTTCTAATATAAAGATAGAAAGTTATATTTTTTCTGAAAAATTTTATAATCAAATATTAAATATGGAAAAATATAAAAACTCAGAAAATATAGTAGTATCGGATAATATATTTAAGAAAATTAGTGATACTATAAATCCACAAGGTATAATGGCTATTTGTCATATACCTAAAAATGACCTAAAAAATATAAAAATAAAAGATAATAGCTTTTTTGTTATTTTAGATAGAATATGTGACCCTGGTAATATGGGAACTATTGTAAGAACAGCAGAGGCACTTGGTGTTGATGCTATATTTTTATCTAAAGGGTGTGTAAATTTATATAATGACAAAGTTATAAGAGCTACTATGGGGTCTATTTTTCATATTCCTATTATTGAAAATGAAAATGTATCTATTTTAATAGAATATTTGCAAAATAATAATGTAGATATAGTTTGTACATATTTAGAAGGAGGAGAAGCACCTTACAATATAGATTTTAAAAAGTCAGTAGCTATATTAATTGGTAATGAAGCAAATGGTGTATTAGAAGAATATAAAAATAAGGCTAATAAGCTTATAAAAATACCTATGGTTGGCAATGTAGAATCTATGAATGCGTCTATATCTTCTGCTATTATTTTTTATGAAGTTTTAAGTCAAAGATTAAAGGAGTGA